In Gemmatimonadaceae bacterium, the genomic stretch CCTGAGCCTTGCCGCGATGTGTCGTGCACGTCAGACCGCTTTGCCGCACCGCCCGCGTCATGCGCGGCCGCGGTGTCACCGTCGTTACCACGCGTCTCATCGGCCATTCAGATCTCCCGTTGGATGCGACGCGTTGTGGGGCAACGACGGTGCCAGCCCCGGCAGCAGCACGCCCGCTGCCGCCTCGGTGAGCCGAGCCACCTCGTCGCCGATCGCCAGCGACGCGGTCGCCGCGGGACTCGGCGCGTTGAGCACGTGCACGGCATTTTCACGCACGACGAGTTGAAAGTCCTGCACGAGATCGCCATTCGGCAGCATCGCTTGCGCGCGAACGCCCGTCGGCCCGGGCACGAGGTCGCCGCGGCGAAGCTCCGGCACCAGCCGCCTGAGCGACTTGAGGAACAAGCGGCGGCTGAATGAGCGCGCCACTTCGTAGGTAACGACGCTCGGATAGCGGGCGATGAATCGCCAGAGGCCGCGAAACGTCACCGCCTCGGCGAGATCGCGCACGTTGACGTCCCGCTTCCGATACCCCTCGCGTGCCCAAGCGAGCACGGCGTTCGGACCTGCCTCGATGCCGCCGTGAATCAAGCGTGTGAGGTGTACGCCAAGAAAGGGAAAGGCTGGATTAGGAACCGGATATATCAGATTCCTAACGAGCGATGCGCGGTCCGCCCGTAGCGTGTAATACTCGCCGCGAAACGGCACGATGCGCACGTCCGTCTTCTCGCCGGCCAGGCGCGCGACACGGTCGGCGTGCAGTC encodes the following:
- the lhgO gene encoding L-2-hydroxyglutarate oxidase; amino-acid sequence: MPTVAVIGGGLVGLASAQELLAGGRFDRVLLLDKEPDVARHQSTHNSGVLHAGLYYTPGSLKARLAVRGLRAMVAFCREQGVAHEQCGKVVVATEDSELERLATLLERGHANGLQGLRRLDARELREIEPHARGIAAVHVPEEGIADYAGVAQALKRLILARGGEVVLDARVASLERTNGGWRIGTGRGYIDVNTIVNCAGLHADRVARLAGEKTDVRIVPFRGEYYTLRADRASLVRNLIYPVPNPAFPFLGVHLTRLIHGGIEAGPNAVLAWAREGYRKRDVNVRDLAEAVTFRGLWRFIARYPSVVTYEVARSFSRRLFLKSLRRLVPELRRGDLVPGPTGVRAQAMLPNGDLVQDFQLVVRENAVHVLNAPSPAATASLAIGDEVARLTEAAAGVLLPGLAPSLPHNASHPTGDLNGR